The genome window AGCGATAGTTTAGCAGACTTATTGAAATCGCAAAATTGCCTTCCTGAAAAAAGAGCCGCCCAGAAGGCGGCTTTTTGGAGCGGGAGACGGGATTCGAACCCGCGACATTCAGCTTGGAAGGCTGACGCTCTACCAACTGAGCTACTCCCGCGTGTCGCTCTAGCTGCTTGGAGCGCTTGGTCGGGGAGACTGGATTCGAACCAGCGACCCTCTGCTCCCAAAGCAGATGCGCTACCAGACTGCGCTACTCCCCGATTGTACGCCTGGCACGTGCTGCCACAGCGTAGCACCAAAGATAACATGCCTGAGTAAAAATGGTCAAAGGGTTATCCGGGGCTTTAATGTTGTCTCTATTTTCCATAAGAGATTACACTTTGCCCTGTGGAACCTACGCTTTTTCGTAGCCGACGCGAGCGCAAGCTTGGCGAGCATATTGCGGTGCGCCTCGAGGGGGTCACCAAGCGCTTTGGCGACCAGGTGGTAGTGGACAATGTCAACCTCGAGATTCGCGATGGTGAGTTTTTTAGCCTGCTAGGGCCCTCGGGCTGTGGGAAAACCACCCTGCTGCGCATGATTGCGGGTTTCGACACCCCCGATGCGGGCCGAATCATTATTGGTGGAAAGGATATGACCCAAGTGCCGCCCTATCTGCGCCCGGTCAATACTGTTTTCCAAAACTACGCGCTTTTCCCACACATGACTGTGGAGCAGAACATTGCCTTTGGCTTGCGCATGAAAAAAATGCCCCGCGACCAGATTGCCCAGCGGGTGCAGTGGGCGTTGGAGCTCATCAACCTGCCGGGCTACGAGAAACGCCGCACCGACCAGATGTCGGGGGGGCAGCGTCAGCGGATTGCTCTGGCCCGGGCCCTGGTCAACGAACCCGAGGTGCTGCTGCTTGACGAGCCGCTCTCGGCACTTGACCTGAAGTTGCGCCAGGAATTGCGAATAGACCTGATGAACCTGCAAGAGCGGTTGGGGATCACCTTCATTTTTGTGACCCACGATCAGGAAGAAGCCCTGGTGATGTCAGATCGCATCGCTGTTATGAACAAGGGCCGCATCGAGCAATTGGGCCCCACAGAGGAGATCTACGAACTTCCCAAAACCGCTTTTGTGGCCAAATTTATCGGTGATTCCAACCTGATTCCGGCTCAGGCCATTGAGCCGCGAAAGGTCAGAACGGCACTGGGTGAGTTTGTACTTGATGACGAGGATGCCTTAGTTCCCGGTCAGGAGGTGCTGCTCTCGATTCGCCCCGAGAAAATACGCCTCTTTCGAGAGAAGCCCAATCTCCCCAACCTTTTTCGGGCCAAAGTGGACGACATCATTTACACCGGCTCCGAAAACCAGTACGTGCTGGTGGCGGGAGGCCAGCGATTGATGTGCGAGACCCTCAATCAGGACATCCAGGAGCCGGGTCACGAAGAATTCACCTACGACGAGGAGGTCTGGGTGGCCTTTACCCCAGAAAAGCTAGTGGTTATTCAGGACACTGCCAGCGGGAGTAACCCCTATGCGTGAAGCTACAACGCCCTGGGAGCGCCTACGTCGGGTGCTATTTACTGTAGGGCCCGGCGCGCTGTGGCTGGTGCTGTTTATTCTGATTCCGACCCTCATCATGTTTGTAGCCTCGCTGATGAGCCGGGGTAGTCTGGGCCAGCTTGTACCGCCCTTTGGCCTGCATAACTACCTACGTTTCTTCTCCGACCCGCTTTTTATCGAAATCATTGGGCGTAGCCTGTGGATTGGTTTCTGGTCAACGGTATTTATTATGTTGCTGGGCTACCCGCTGGCCTTTTACATCGCCCAGAGCCGCTACAAGGAAGCTTTGCTGCTGCTGGTGGTCATCCCGTTTTTCACCAACTTTCTGATCCGGGTCTATGCCTGGATTGTGGTCTTCCAGAAAGAGGGCCTGCTAAACGGCCTCATTACGGCTTTTGGCCTTCCGCCTGCCGAACTGCTGCCCTCTACCTTTGCGGTGTATGTGGCTACGGTGTACACCTACCTGCCTTTTTTCGTGTTGCCGCTCTATGCCGCCGTCGAGCGCATTGACTGGAGCCAGCTCGAGGCCGCCTACGACCTGGGGGCCAGGCCCATCCGGGCTTTTTGGGAGGCCATCTTTCCCCAGACGGTGCCGGGCTTGTTTGCCGGTTTCTTGCTGGTGTTTATTCCGGCGGTGGGCACCTTCGTCATTGCCGATCTGCTGGGTGGGGGCAAGGTGACGTTGGTGGGCAACCTGATTCAGCTCCAGTTTGGTTCCGCCCAGAACTGGGCTTTTGGCAGCGCGGTCAGCATGGTGCTGATGGCTATGGTGCTGCTGGGCCTGTGGCTTTACGCGCGAACCCAGGGTGAGAAAGGACTGGACAAACTGGTATGAGGCGCTGGCTCTCCCTGCATGCCTGGCTGGTATTTGCTTTTTTGTACCTGCCCATACTGGTCATTGTGGCGCTTTCGTTCAACCAGAGCCGCTTTGGGGTGCGCTTTACCGGCTTTACCTTCGACTGGTATATCCGCCTGTTCAACAACGAAAGAATCCTCGAGTACCTGACCAACACCCTGATTGTGGCGGTGGTGTCCACGCTGGTCTCGACCGTTCTGGGCACCCTTTTGGCGCTGGGGCTGGTGCGCTATCGGTTCCGCTGGCAAAATGCCCTGCGCTACTTGCTGTATGTGCCGGTGGTGGTGCCGGATGTGGTGATGGGTATCTCGCTGCTGCTGCTGTTTGATGTGGTGCGCGATGCCATTGGCTGGCCCCGCCTGTCGCTGTTTACCATCATCCTGGCCCATATCAGCTTTCAGATTGCCTACGTGACCCTGGTGGTGCGGGCGCGGTTGATGCTGCTCGACCCAACCCTGGAGGAAGCAGCCAAAGACCTGGGTGCGACCCCCTGGCTCACCTTCCGCGAGGTCACCCTACCCCTGATCATGCCAGGGGTGGTTTCGGGGGCCTTGCTGGCGTTTAGCCTTTCGCTCGACGACTTTGTGGTGACCTTTTTTACCGCTGGCCCTGGCTCCACTACCCTGCCCCTTTACATCTACTCCTCGGTTAAGCTGGGGGTAAGCCCCGAGATTCACGCCCTCTCCACTCTGATGGTGGGGATTACAATTTTGGTACTGTTGTTGGGGACACTGTTCTGGAGGAAGCGCTCGTAAGTGCTCGAACGGAGGAAGGTGCGAATGAACAGAGTTTGGTTGGTTGTTTTGTTGGGTCTTTTGGTAGCCGGTTGTGGGCAGCAGAAAAAAGAGCTGCGCCTTTTGAACTGGTCGGACTACATGCCCAAAGAGGTGCTTGAGGAATTCGAAAAGCGCGAGGGCATCAAAGTGGTGGAGGATACCTACGACTCCCCCGAGGCCATGCTCTCCAAGCTGCAAGCCGGGGGCGACGCCGAGTACGACGTGCTGATTACCCCCGACTACACGGTGGGGTCGCTGGCCCGGGCCGGCAGCCTGCAGGAACTCGATAAGGCCAAAATTCCCAACCTGAAGAACCTCGACCCCCAGTTCACCGACCCCGCTTTCGATCCGGGGGGCAGGTATAGCGTGGTGTACCAGTGGGGAACCACCGGGCTGGCCTACCGGGAAGACCTGGCGCAGGGGCCGGTGGAGAGCTGGGCGGTGCTGTTTGATCCGGCCAAGCAGGTGGGGCGCTTCTTGTTGCTCGACGAGATGCGCGAGATGGTGGGAGCGGCCCTTAAATACATAGGCGAGTCGGTCAACACCACCGATCCCGATAAACTCGCCCAGGCCCAGAGACTTTTGCTCGAAGCCAAGCGCCGCTCGCAGGGCTTTGCCGGCGGAACCAGCATCCGCGACCGCCTGATTGCGGGTGATATTGCTGTGGGGCCAGCTTACTCGGGGGATATTCTGGCGGCCCAGGCCGAGAACCCCCAGCTCAAATATGTGATTCCTGTCGAAGGGGCTACCCTCTGGACCGACAACCTGGTGGTGCTGAAGAAAAGCCCCAACCACGAGCTGGCCTACAAGTTTATCAACTTCTTGCTCGAGCCCGAGATAGCCGCGCAAATCTCAAATTCAATTGGCTATGCCACGCCGGTGGTGGCGGCCATGGATCAGATTGAAGAAAAGGACAACCCCATCATTTACCCCAGCCCGGAGATACGGGCCCGCCTCGAGCTGCTCGCCGACTTAGGCGATCAGGCCGATGCTTTCAATAAGGTCTGGTCGGAGGTGAAGTCGCGTTAGGGACAGCTTAATTTCTGCTGGGTGGCGCGTGCGGCGGAACGGGCAGGCCGGGCGTGTTTAGGAAGGGTTAACCTAACCCTGTCTGCGGCGCAAATCTTACTTTTGCCCGGAAGTTTGGGGCTATACTCGAGGCGTGAGATACCTTGTTGGGCTTCTAGCGATCCTCGGCCTGGCGCTGGCTCAGTCGGGGCCCCAGCTCTACCAGCAGAACTGTGCCTTCTGTCATGGAGACAATGGGCAGGGACGGCCAGGGGCTTTTCCACCCCTGGCGGCCCACGCCCCCGAGCTGGTCAAGACCCCAGAGGGCCGGCTCCACCTGATTAACGCGCTGCTGTTTGGGATGCAGGGCCCGGTGCGGGTTAAGGGCAGTACCTACAACGGGGTGATGCCGGCCTTTAGCCAGCTCTCCGATGACCAGATTGCCACTGTGCTCAACCACATTCTCAATGCCTGGGGCAACGATAAGCTGCTGCCACGCGACCACCGGCCCATCACTGCTGCCGAAGTGCGCGATGCACGCAGCGTGCCCAATCGGCCCACCCCCCAGCAGATTGGCAATGCTCGTTCCCGTATCAATGTTCCGTAAAGGGTCTTTGCCTTGAATGAAGGAGGATAGATGAAACAGGTGTTGGTTGCATTGGTTCTGTTGGTTTCTGCGACTTTTGCCCAGAGCGGCCCTGCCCTGTACCAGCAATGCCAGGGCTGCCATCAGCCGAGCGGCGCGGGTATTCCGGGCGTATTTCCCCCGTTGGCCGGGCACGTGCCTGAGATTCTGGCCGCCAAAGGGGGCCGCACCTGGCTTATTCAGCTCTTGCTGTGGGGCATGAGCGGGGAGATTGTGGTCAAAGGGGCTAGGTACAGCGGGGTCATGCCGGGGTACCGCCAGCTCAGCGACGCCGAAATTGCCGCCCTGCTCAACCACATCTCCACCCAGTGGGGCAATAAATTCCCGGCCGGCCAGAAACCGTTCACGGCAGCCGAGGTCAAGGCCCAGCGCAGCAAGACCCTCACACCTGCCCAGGTCAATGCTGCCCGCAAAGCCCTGGGCTTGAAATGAAGGAAGCGCCAACCCTAAAGCTCTCGACCACCGACTGGGCCGTGCTGGCTGCTTTGCTCGAGCAACCCTCGCACGGCTTTCGTATAGCGGCCCTGTTTGCGCCGAGCGGCGCACTGGGGGATATCTGGCGCATCCAGCGCCCACAGGTGTATCGAGCTCTGGAACACCTCGAGGCCCGTGGGCTGGTAGAAGCCCTGGGCCAGCAGGAAGGTCAGGCGGGGCCGCCCCGGACGCTGTTTGCCGCTACCTCCAGCGGCCAGACCGCGGCGCTCGAGTGGCTTTTTACCCCGGTGCACCGGCTGCGCTACGGTCGCTCGGACTTGCGCTTGAAAATCGCCTTCCTGATTCGATTGCACCACGACCTCGAGCCGCTCCTAAAGGCCCAGACGGGTGTTTTTGGGGCCATCCTCGAGGATCTGCAACACCAGTTGCAAAAAGCCGAGGGCCTTCAGTTTGTCTCCCTGCTATGGCGCATACAGATGGCGGAGGCCAGCCTGGGGTTTATCGAGCAGGTGCGGGCGCAAAGTGTGGCCTTGTCTCAATAGGGCCACCGCCATATAGTTACACTGTAACTATTTGGGAGGCCGCATGATTCGCGTTGTGTGTGTGGGGCTGCTGATGCTGAGCTGGGCTCTGGCCCAGAATACCGTGCGGGTGGTGGCAGCGGCAGATTTACAGTACGCCCTGTCGGAAATTGCCCAGGCCTTCCTTCGGCAGAATCCGGGCCTGAAGGTTGAACTGAGCTTTGGCTCCTCGGGGAAAATTTATACCCAGATCGTGCAGGGTTTGCCGGCGGATATTTATTTTTCCGCCGATGAGGCCTTCCCACGCCAGCTCGAGCAGGCAGGTCGCACCGTGCCGGGAACCCTGCGCCTGTTCGCGGTGGGTCGTATGGTGATCTGGGCTTCGAATCGCCTGGTTCAGCAGGGCCTTGATCCACGCCAGCTCGGGCCGCGCATACTGCTCGACCCGCGGGTGACCCGGCTGGCGGTAGCCAACCCGGTGCACGCCCCGTACGGCCGGGCTGGCGTGACGCTTCTGGAACGGTTTGGCCTTCTGCGTTCAACCCGACCGGCCCGCTGGGAGGAGATGACGGCAGGTATTCCCGCTTACTACGATGTGGCCCCCCTACAGCGGGGCAAGGCCAGCTTCGAATTCGTGTATGGCGAGAACATCTCCCAGACTGCCCAACTGGCCCTGACCAGCACCAACATTGGCCTGCTGGCCCTCTCCATTGCCAGGAGTGAGGCGATGGAGCGTGCAGGTGTGTACTGGCTGGCCCCCTTGAGTAGCCATTTGCGCCTTAATCAGACTTTTGTGATTCTGCAAGGCCGGGATCGTCCGGCAGTGCGGCGTTTCTACGACTACATCAACACGGCCGAAGCCCACCGCGTCCTGCGCAAGTATGGCTTCTTGCTGCCGGGGGAGCAGCCAGAGTAATGGACGACCCGGTTTTCTGGCAGACCATGCGCCTGACCCTGGGGGTTAGCCTGGTGACCACCCTCATTCTGCTTTTGTTGGGGCTGCCGTTGGGCTGGGTGCTGGCCCACAAGCGCTTCTGGGGCAAGCGGGTGCTGGAATCGGTGGTGCTGCTGCCCCTCACCCTACCGCCCACGGTGCTGGGGTTTTACCTGCTGTTGCTCCTGGGGCAGAATGGCCCCCTCGCGCAGTTTTTGGGTATAACCTGGGCTTTTCGCTTCGAGGGGCTGGTGGTGGGGTCGGTGCTCTTTAGCCTGCCGTTTGCCCTGAACGGCTACCGCGAGGCCTTTCGCAGCCTGGATCTGGACCTGATTCAGACCGCGCGAACATTGGGGGCGGGCTGGCGGCGGGTCTGGCTCGAGGTCATCCTGCCCATCACCTGGCCGGGGATTTTGTCGGGTTCCATTCTGGCCTTTGCCCATACCCTGGGCGAGTTTGGGGTGGTGCTGATGGTGGGGGGTAGCATTCCCGGCAAAACCCAGATGGTGAGCATCTACATCTACGATCAGGTACAGGCCCTGCAGTTTGGGCGAGCCGCCGAGGCCTCGGGGGTTTTGCTTGTGGTGAGCTTTGCCCTGGTGTACCTGGTGCGTACCCTGGAGGACACGTGGAGATTGCGTATGCCCTCGAGCACCCGGTAAAGCTCGAGCTCAGCCTGCAGGTACGGGGCTTTACGGTACTGCTGGGCGAGAGCGGGGTGGGGAAGACCAGCCTGCTCAAGGCCATTGCTGGCCTGATTCCGGCCAGGGGCCAGCCCTTCACGGGGTTGCGAGCCGAGGTGCGGCCGGTGGGCTACCTGCCCCAGCATCTGGCCCTGTTTCCCCACCTGCGGGCCTGGCAGAACGTGGCCTTTCCGCTGGCCCACCTGCCCCCCCAGGCCCGTAAGCAAAAGGCCCTGGCCTACCTCGAGCTGATGGGCATGGCCGAACTGGCCGAACGCTACCCCCGCCAGATGTCCGGGGGACAGCAGCAGCGGGTGGCCCTGGCCCGGGCCCTGGCCCGAGAACCCCAGATTCTATTGCTGGACGAGCCTACCAGCGCCCTGGATGTGGCGACTCGAGAGGAGGTTTTTGGAGGGGTGCTGGAGCGTCTTAGAACCTTGCAAATACCCACGCTGGTAGCCTCGCACGACCAGTGGCTGGCCCAGCGGGCCGACTGGGTGGCGGTTTTGACCAAAGCAGGGCTGGCCCAGCAGGGAACCTCCGAAGAGATATTTACCCGCCCCGCGACCCTCGAGGTAGCCCGGCTGGTGGGCTTTCGCAACCTTCTGGAGGGCACGGTTCTGGCCGTGGACGGCCTTTGGGTGCAGGTACAAACCCCCCTGGGCATGCTCAAAGCCCTATACCCAAACGGCATTTCGGTTGGGCAGCGGGTGATGGTGGGCGTCCGCCCGGAGGAAGTTTTTACCCAGGAGGGCCCTGAGAACCGCATCCGGGGCCAGGTGCGGCACCTGCGCACGCAGGGCCTGCGGGTGCGGGGGCAGTTGGCGGTGGGCTCGGTGGGCCTGGACTTCTTCCTGCCGCGCTACAAACAGGCCCAGCTCGAGCTTGCCGAAGGCCAGTGGCTCGAGGTTGCCCTCGAGCCACGCTTTTTGCACCTGATACCGCTTACCTAAGACTGTTTTTGCTCGGGTTTGCTCTCCTCGGTCTTTTTCTCTTCCTCGCTCAGACCTTTGCGAAACTCCCGGGCCGACTGGCCCAGACCTCGAGCCAGCTCGGGCAGCTTGCGTGCGCCAAACAACAAAACCACAATCAGCAGGATGATGATGAGCTCAGTAGGGCCTAAAGGCATGGTCTTCCTCCTTGGTTCCAGTATACGCCGACCGGTATGAACCCAACTGTAAAGCCATAAGGTAACAGGAATGTGAAAACCGCTTATACCTCGCTGTAGCGGTCGCGGTGGATGAGCAGGGCCAGCCCCAGCCCCAGATACACCATAATCAGGCTGCTACCGCCCTTGGAAACCAGGGGCAGGGTCAGGCCGGTCACCGGGGCCAGGCCCAGCGTGACCGCAATGTTGACCACGACCTGAAAGGCCAGCATCGAGAGCACCCCCACGATGATGAGGCGATCCTCGAGGCGCACACACTCCAGCGCCATGCGGCCCAGCCGGAAAAAGAGCAAAGCGTACAGCACCATGAGGGTGGAGGCGCCCACAAAGCCCCACTCCTCGGCCAGCACAGCATAGATGAAGTCGGTCTGACGCTCGGGCACAAACCCTAACTGGGTCTGGGTACCGGCCCCAAACCCCTTGCCCATCAGGCCCCCCGAGCCAATGGCAATGGTGGACTGGATCTGCTGGAAGCCTTTGCCCTTGGGGTCTTTGGAGAGGTCAAACAGAATTTCCACCCGATCCCGCTGGTACTGATTGAGGTTGGGCCAGACCACCGTGGGCACCAGCACCATCACCGCCAGGAGCCCCACCACGATATGGATGGTGGGCATGCCCCGCACGAACAGCATGCCCAGCAGCCCGGCGATAAGCACCAGGGTGCCCCCCAGGTCGGGTTGGATGAATACCAGGCCCAGAATGGGGGCCGTCAGCAAAACCGGCAGCGCATAATCCAGCCAGCGCTCCAGCGGACGGGCCGCCAGCACTTTAGCCAGCACCAAAATAAGCCCAATTTTAGCCAGCTCGAGCGGTTGAAAACTCAACGGGCCCAGGTTGAACCAGGCTTTGGCCCCGTTAATCTCGCGCCCAACCAGCAAAACCAGCACCAGCAAAACCAGCGAGACTGCATACAGTGGAAAGGCCCAGGAAAGCACCTGGCGGCGGGAAAACAACTGCACCAGCAGGCCTACCGATAGGGCGATGGGGAAGGCCAGTATCTGCTGTAGCCAGACCCCGCGGCTGGGTGCTGCACTGTAGAGCGTGACCAGACCAATCAGATTAATCAGCAACACCAGGCCAACCAGCACCCAGTCGTAGGCAAAAACCGGCACCCTGCGCAGCGTCACCCCAACAGTCTATAAAGGCTGGGTGAGATTTGTCAGATTATACCCTTTCCGCTTGAATCCTTCACCGTTGGACGCAGTCAGAGGTGGAGGATTCAAGCCGACCGAAGGGAGTAGAAAAGCATTTCGGTAGTATCGTTTAGGCTTGTCAAAGTGAACGATACTACCGAAATGCGTATTACACTGCTGCGGAAGGCGCAGACAGTGCTAAACTCTACTCGGATAATAGGAGGCTTAGAAGACTATGGACGAGATCATCACCATCGGTTCGGCTGTGGTTATTGTGCTGCTGCTCTTGATGTTCATTTTTTTGGTCAAGGACAAGGGCTTGCCCAATAAGGATCACTAGGTCGCTGCTACTCAGCGAGGCCACCCCGATGGGGGTGGTTTATGTTTTTAGCGGGCTGGCACCATACCGCCGGCCAGTCGCCGTACGTGGTTTGGGCCTGGATAACACCGGCTAATACATTACGGATTTACGTTAGCAGGTCAAAATGGCGTAATATATCGGGAGGAGGCAGTTATGCGTGAGGTATGGGTGGTTTCGGCGGTGCGCACCCCTATTGGGCGTTTTGGCGGCGCGCTCAAGGACTTTTCGCCGGTAGACCTGGGGGCGCACGTGATGAAGGCGGCGCTCGAGCAGGCCGGATTGAGCGGGGCTGAACTCGACCTATTTGTGTTCGGTCAGGTGTTGCGGGCCGGACACGGCCAGCTACCGCCCCGTCAGGCAGCCTTTAAGGCGGGGATTCCCAACACCGTGGACGGCTACGCGGTGGATATGGTGTGCGCTTCGGGGATGCAGGCCGTAGCCAACGGCGCGCTGGCTATCAAAAATGGCGATGCCGAGCTGGTGCTGGCCGGCGGGATGGAGTCCATGACCCAGACCGGTTTTTACCTCTCGAGCCGGGCCCGCTGGGGCTACAAGTACCTGGCCGGTGCGCCCGAGCAACTGCAGGACATTTTGCAGCGCGACGGGCTCTCCGACCCCTTCACCGGCGAGGCCATGGGCGACCAGACCGAGCGCCTGGCGGCGGAGTTTGGGGTGACCCGACCCGAGCTGGACGAGGTGGCCCTGGAGTCGCACCGGCGGGCTGCGAGGGCCCAGGAGGCCTGCTACTTTAGCCGGGAGATTGTGCCCCTCGAGGTCAAGACCCGCAAGGGGCTCGAGCGGGTCGAAAAGGACGAAGGGGTGCGGCCCGAGACCACCCTCGAGTCGCTGGCGGCCCTGCGCCCGGCCTTCAAGAAAGACGGGGTACTGACCGCGGGCAACGCCTCGCAAATTTCCGACGGGGCCTCGGCGCTGCTCCTGGCCAGCCCCGAAGCTGTGCAGAAGTACGGCCTGAAGCCCATTGCCCGCATCCTGGGCAACAGTTGGGCAGCGGGCGAGCCCTGGCGTTTCCCCGAAGCCCCCATTCCGGCGGTCAAAAAACTGCTGGAGAAGCTTAATATGAGCATTGCCGACTTCCACCTGTTCGAAAACAATGAGGCCTTTGCCCTCAACAACCTGCTCTTCAACCGCCTGCTGGGTGTGCCCATGGATCGCCTGAACGTGCATGGCGGGGCCATCGCCCTGGGCCACCCCATCGGGGCTTCGGGGGCGCGCATCCTGACCACCCTGATTCACGCTCTGCACACCCACGGCCAGGAGCGTGGCCTGGCGGCCATCTGCCACGGCACCGGCGGCTCCACGGCCATGGCGGTGGAGGCTGTGGGGTAGGCGTTATCATCGGAGTGACTCGAGCCCATTGAAGCCATCACGCATCGGTGAGCCCAGCATCTACGAGAAGCCTGCTCGAGCCAGGGAGGAAACTATGGAAGACACCCCTAAACCCGACCAAAAAACCTGGGTTGAAGAAATTCAGGTCCAGGGTAGCGAACTTGTAAGCAAAATTCAGGAGCTATTGCGCGATGCTACCGCCACACGGGTGACCATCTGCAAACCCAACGGCGAGGAGCTGATCTCGTTGCCCCTCACCGTGGGAGTGCTGGTGGGCGGGTTGCTGACCCTGGCCGCCCCGCGGCTGGCCGCCATTGGGGCGATTGGCGGCCTGATTGCCCAGTTCAAGCTCAAGATTGAGCGCAACGCCGAGGGGCAGCTCGAGGTGCGGACGCTCGAGGAAGAAGCCAAGACCGACTTCCCCGACCAGCCGGCCTAGAACGGCACTTCAGGAAACCCAGGCCGGGAGCAGGTCTTCCAGGCCCACTTCTTCGATGCTCCAGCTAACTTCGGTCACCCGGTACTCGGCCTGGGCCGCGATGAAGTCGGCGGCCTCGCGCAACACGGTCTCGACCCAGACGCTGTCGTGGCCGATCAGGCTGAAACCCACCACCTCCCAGCCGTGCTCGTCTTGCCCGGCCAGGCGGGCCGCCGAGACCGGAAAGCGCGCGCGCAGCCGCTCGATGGTGGGTTTGACCAGGGCCCGCTTTTCCTTGAGGCTTTTGACCCAGGGCATTTCCAGGCGCGCGGTGTAGAGGCCCAGGTAGGCTTTCATACCCAGATTGTGCCACACCCTCGAGCCGGTGGACTAAATTTCTTCACAAAGTATCCAGTTCCAGACGCTCCGCACCGCTATAGACGTTGAAGCTGTCCCGCAAGAAGCCAATCAGGGTGAGGTTGAAGGCCTGGGCCAGCTCCACCGCCAGGCTGCTGGGGGCCGAGATGGCGCACAGCACGGGAACGCCCGCGGCCAGGGCTTTTTGCACCAGTTCGTAGCTGGCCCGCCCGCTGACCAGCACGATCTGCTCGGAGAGGGGCAGCCGGTTTTCCAGCAGGGCCCAGCCCAGCAGTTTGTCCAGGGCGTTGTGGCGGCCCACGTCCTCGCGCAGGGCCAGGAGGTGGCCTGCTCGGTTGAACAAAGCGGCGGCGTGCAGCCCCCCGGTCTGGGCAAAGAGGGTTTGCTGGGCGCGGAGCTGCTCGGGAAGCTTGGTAATCAGCGGGCTCGAGACCCGCCAGCTTATATCCAATGGCGCATAGCGGCGCTGCAGGTTTTCCAGGCTGGCCTTCCCACACACCCCACAGGCCGAGGTAGTGTAGAAGTGGCGTTCCAGCGGGGCCAGATCGGGCAGGGTGGCCGCGTTCAGCTCGACGTTCACGATGTTGTACTGCTGGGGCTCGCTGGGGTCGGTGCAGTAGGCGATGCGCCGGATTTCCTCCCGGCGGCGAACCAGCCCTTCGGAGAGCAGGAACCCTGCGGCCAGCTCGAAGTCGTGGCCGGGAGTGCGCATGGTGATGGCGACGGTTTTCCCGCGGGTTTGCGCAGCCAGCAGCCGGATTTCCAGCGGCTCCTCGGTGGCGACCAGGTCAAACCGGGCCGAGGCCTGGCCCTGCTCAATCCG of Meiothermus sp. contains these proteins:
- a CDS encoding ABC transporter ATP-binding protein, whose product is MEIAYALEHPVKLELSLQVRGFTVLLGESGVGKTSLLKAIAGLIPARGQPFTGLRAEVRPVGYLPQHLALFPHLRAWQNVAFPLAHLPPQARKQKALAYLELMGMAELAERYPRQMSGGQQQRVALARALAREPQILLLDEPTSALDVATREEVFGGVLERLRTLQIPTLVASHDQWLAQRADWVAVLTKAGLAQQGTSEEIFTRPATLEVARLVGFRNLLEGTVLAVDGLWVQVQTPLGMLKALYPNGISVGQRVMVGVRPEEVFTQEGPENRIRGQVRHLRTQGLRVRGQLAVGSVGLDFFLPRYKQAQLELAEGQWLEVALEPRFLHLIPLT
- the tatA gene encoding twin-arginine translocase TatA/TatE family subunit, whose amino-acid sequence is MPLGPTELIIILLIVVLLFGARKLPELARGLGQSAREFRKGLSEEEKKTEESKPEQKQS
- the rodA gene encoding rod shape-determining protein RodA codes for the protein MTLRRVPVFAYDWVLVGLVLLINLIGLVTLYSAAPSRGVWLQQILAFPIALSVGLLVQLFSRRQVLSWAFPLYAVSLVLLVLVLLVGREINGAKAWFNLGPLSFQPLELAKIGLILVLAKVLAARPLERWLDYALPVLLTAPILGLVFIQPDLGGTLVLIAGLLGMLFVRGMPTIHIVVGLLAVMVLVPTVVWPNLNQYQRDRVEILFDLSKDPKGKGFQQIQSTIAIGSGGLMGKGFGAGTQTQLGFVPERQTDFIYAVLAEEWGFVGASTLMVLYALLFFRLGRMALECVRLEDRLIIVGVLSMLAFQVVVNIAVTLGLAPVTGLTLPLVSKGGSSLIMVYLGLGLALLIHRDRYSEV
- a CDS encoding thiolase family protein, encoding MREVWVVSAVRTPIGRFGGALKDFSPVDLGAHVMKAALEQAGLSGAELDLFVFGQVLRAGHGQLPPRQAAFKAGIPNTVDGYAVDMVCASGMQAVANGALAIKNGDAELVLAGGMESMTQTGFYLSSRARWGYKYLAGAPEQLQDILQRDGLSDPFTGEAMGDQTERLAAEFGVTRPELDEVALESHRRAARAQEACYFSREIVPLEVKTRKGLERVEKDEGVRPETTLESLAALRPAFKKDGVLTAGNASQISDGASALLLASPEAVQKYGLKPIARILGNSWAAGEPWRFPEAPIPAVKKLLEKLNMSIADFHLFENNEAFALNNLLFNRLLGVPMDRLNVHGGAIALGHPIGASGARILTTLIHALHTHGQERGLAAICHGTGGSTAMAVEAVG
- a CDS encoding DUF4342 domain-containing protein; amino-acid sequence: MEDTPKPDQKTWVEEIQVQGSELVSKIQELLRDATATRVTICKPNGEELISLPLTVGVLVGGLLTLAAPRLAAIGAIGGLIAQFKLKIERNAEGQLEVRTLEEEAKTDFPDQPA
- a CDS encoding DUF503 domain-containing protein, with protein sequence MKAYLGLYTARLEMPWVKSLKEKRALVKPTIERLRARFPVSAARLAGQDEHGWEVVGFSLIGHDSVWVETVLREAADFIAAQAEYRVTEVSWSIEEVGLEDLLPAWVS
- the fdhD gene encoding formate dehydrogenase accessory sulfurtransferase FdhD, with amino-acid sequence MSISTPNHRPKARTRTRLLRIEQGQASARFDLVATEEPLEIRLLAAQTRGKTVAITMRTPGHDFELAAGFLLSEGLVRRREEIRRIAYCTDPSEPQQYNIVNVELNAATLPDLAPLERHFYTTSACGVCGKASLENLQRRYAPLDISWRVSSPLITKLPEQLRAQQTLFAQTGGLHAAALFNRAGHLLALREDVGRHNALDKLLGWALLENRLPLSEQIVLVSGRASYELVQKALAAGVPVLCAISAPSSLAVELAQAFNLTLIGFLRDSFNVYSGAERLELDTL